A genomic segment from Acidobacteriota bacterium encodes:
- a CDS encoding GNAT family N-acetyltransferase, whose protein sequence is MPEPAGRAAAANCEVEPIADRGRFDACAAEWEALRRAVGAADPFASHSWVSIFWKHFGPEGRTAVLLLRAAGEPALGLPLVVPPGAARLARARLWRSLTNHHSYRFTPLVDPKRAGEAGEALFRWLRHRGDAAVLELVPGDARSLRPWLEGWQAAGGRFRLWKAVPSPYVRIEGDWEAYEAGLRTKFRANLRRRRRNLEKREGEVAVETVTGGERLAGALGDALEIEAAGWKGRRGSAIRCRPELASFYAEWCARAAELGWLRLSFLTAGGRRIAFNLNLEVEGREYCLKIGYAPEMARYSPGQLLWQELLRDAFRRGLSEFDFLGDVTPAKQEWRPALRDVYWVYLYLPTAAGRLHEAVKFGAVPRLKRWTARWRSRAT, encoded by the coding sequence TTTCGACGCCTGCGCGGCCGAATGGGAGGCGTTACGGCGCGCGGTGGGCGCAGCCGATCCGTTCGCCAGCCATTCCTGGGTCTCGATCTTCTGGAAACACTTCGGACCGGAAGGACGCACGGCGGTGCTCCTGCTGCGCGCGGCCGGAGAGCCGGCGCTCGGCCTTCCGCTGGTGGTTCCCCCGGGCGCGGCGCGCCTGGCGCGCGCCCGCTTGTGGCGCTCCCTGACGAACCACCACTCGTACCGGTTCACCCCGCTCGTGGATCCGAAACGCGCAGGGGAGGCCGGAGAGGCGTTGTTCCGGTGGCTGCGCCACCGCGGCGACGCCGCCGTCCTCGAGCTCGTCCCGGGAGACGCGCGGAGTCTGCGCCCCTGGCTGGAGGGCTGGCAGGCGGCGGGCGGCCGGTTCCGGCTCTGGAAGGCCGTACCGTCTCCCTACGTCCGGATCGAAGGGGACTGGGAGGCCTACGAGGCGGGTCTTCGCACCAAGTTCCGCGCCAACCTTCGGCGGCGCCGCCGGAACCTCGAGAAGCGGGAAGGTGAAGTCGCCGTGGAAACGGTCACGGGAGGAGAGCGGCTGGCGGGCGCTCTCGGCGACGCTCTCGAGATCGAGGCGGCCGGCTGGAAGGGGCGCCGCGGCAGCGCGATCCGCTGCCGGCCGGAGCTGGCGTCGTTCTACGCCGAGTGGTGCGCGCGCGCCGCCGAACTCGGATGGCTGCGGCTCAGCTTCCTCACCGCCGGGGGCCGCCGCATCGCGTTCAATCTCAACCTGGAAGTCGAAGGCCGCGAGTACTGCCTGAAGATCGGGTACGCGCCGGAGATGGCGCGGTATTCTCCGGGCCAGCTGCTGTGGCAGGAACTGCTCCGGGACGCCTTCCGGAGAGGGCTGAGCGAGTTCGACTTTCTCGGCGACGTCACGCCCGCCAAGCAGGAATGGCGTCCGGCCCTCCGGGATGTCTATTGGGTGTACCTCTATCTTCCGACGGCGGCGGGCCGGCTCCACGAGGCGGTGAAGTTCGGCGCGGTGCCGCGGCTCAAGCGTTGGACGGCGAGATGGCGAAGCCGCGCTACGTGA
- a CDS encoding polysaccharide deacetylase has protein sequence MPATLSLDLDNEWSYLRVRGDARWRSHPSYIPRLIDLVLPILDRLNVSITFFVVGRDAEIDAHRAALEEVARRGHEIGNHSHEHEPWLHLYAEKDLAAEIERSTAALRNATGRSPVGFRGPGFSVSPAVLHVLSRAGYVYDASTLPTFIGPLARLYYLRTAPVAGEERAKRARLFGRFSDGWRPLRPYRWRLGPRTILELPVTTVPLLRIPFHVSYLLFLARRSHLVATLYFRFALRLCRIRRVSPSLLLHPLDFLGGDEVPSLRFFPAMDLPGDRKRQWVSAWLDAYVRDFDVLPLGRFAEELSGAELPEFPPGSTASPPIS, from the coding sequence ATGCCGGCGACCTTGTCGCTGGACCTCGACAACGAGTGGTCCTACCTCCGCGTCCGCGGCGATGCCCGATGGCGCTCGCATCCGTCCTACATTCCGCGGCTGATCGACCTCGTTCTGCCGATCCTCGACCGGCTGAACGTTTCGATCACGTTCTTTGTCGTGGGCCGGGACGCGGAGATCGACGCCCACCGGGCAGCGCTCGAGGAGGTGGCGCGCCGCGGACACGAGATCGGGAATCACTCGCACGAGCACGAGCCTTGGCTCCACCTCTACGCCGAGAAGGATCTCGCGGCGGAGATCGAGCGGTCCACGGCGGCGCTTCGAAACGCCACGGGGCGCAGCCCGGTGGGCTTCCGGGGCCCCGGCTTCAGCGTCAGCCCCGCCGTGCTCCATGTCCTGTCGCGGGCCGGCTACGTCTACGACGCCTCGACGCTACCGACCTTCATCGGCCCGCTGGCGCGACTGTACTACCTGCGGACGGCGCCGGTCGCAGGGGAGGAGCGGGCCAAGCGCGCCCGGCTCTTCGGGCGATTCTCCGACGGATGGCGGCCCCTGCGGCCCTACCGGTGGCGGCTCGGGCCCCGGACGATCCTCGAGTTGCCGGTCACCACGGTGCCGCTGCTCCGCATCCCCTTCCACGTGAGCTATCTGCTTTTCCTGGCGCGGCGGTCTCACCTCGTGGCGACCCTCTACTTCCGCTTCGCGCTCCGTCTCTGCCGCATCCGACGGGTCTCCCCCTCACTGCTGCTCCATCCCCTGGATTTCCTCGGAGGCGACGAGGTGCCCTCGCTCCGCTTTTTCCCCGCGATGGACCTGCCCGGCGACCGGAAACGGCAGTGGGTCTCGGCCTGGCTCGACGCCTACGTCCGCGACTTCGATGTGCTGCCCCTTGGCCGGTTCGCCGAAGAGCTCTCCGGGGCCGAGCTGCCGGAGTTTCCGCCCGGCTCAACCGCCTCGCCGCCGATCTCGTAG
- a CDS encoding DegT/DnrJ/EryC1/StrS aminotransferase family protein encodes MASGPPGCLLGVPLSSDGGGPAPRGGEVRRGAAAQALDGEMAKPRYVTFDPVLRPGDVLPREPAAPDPPFDDPRSRFYYMARNALWAGARALGLGPGSTVLMPAYHHGIEVEVLRVLGVRFDFYPIRPDLRADPEELHRRIAAGPAAVYVTHYLGRPQPIAEIRRLCDEAGVPLIEDCALSLYGEEGGRPLGSFGDFAIFCLYKTLPVPHGGMLRWNRGGDAPPGPARRPDRLSTAAFTLHRLLDAARLGGGRLRRGAADLATRTARLLKRLGRAEVVGVDTEELDPEMLDLGVSPWVARLARAARRAEIVSRRRRNFLRLHELAGEAAPSPLAPLGEGTCPLSYPVLARDRAALRARLAEAGIETISFWSRHHPACPPGRFAQVDLWRRTVVELPVHQDLRDEDVDWMAHVLRRHRDLVLGREFWRPRSAARG; translated from the coding sequence ATGGCGTCCGGCCCTCCGGGATGTCTATTGGGTGTACCTCTATCTTCCGACGGCGGCGGGCCGGCTCCACGAGGCGGTGAAGTTCGGCGCGGTGCCGCGGCTCAAGCGTTGGACGGCGAGATGGCGAAGCCGCGCTACGTGACGTTCGACCCGGTGCTGCGCCCAGGCGACGTTCTCCCCAGGGAGCCGGCTGCTCCGGATCCGCCGTTCGACGATCCTCGATCGCGCTTCTACTACATGGCCCGCAACGCGCTGTGGGCAGGGGCGCGCGCGTTGGGCCTCGGTCCGGGCAGCACGGTTCTCATGCCGGCCTATCATCACGGCATCGAGGTCGAGGTTCTCAGGGTTCTGGGCGTTCGCTTCGACTTCTATCCCATTCGTCCCGACCTGCGCGCCGATCCCGAGGAGCTCCACCGGCGGATCGCGGCAGGGCCCGCCGCGGTGTATGTCACCCACTACCTGGGACGTCCGCAGCCGATCGCCGAGATCCGGCGCCTGTGCGACGAGGCGGGTGTCCCGCTGATCGAGGACTGCGCGCTGTCGCTTTACGGCGAGGAGGGGGGGCGGCCGCTCGGCTCCTTCGGCGACTTCGCGATTTTCTGCCTCTACAAGACGCTTCCGGTCCCGCACGGGGGGATGCTCCGCTGGAACCGCGGCGGCGACGCCCCTCCCGGGCCGGCCCGCAGGCCCGATCGACTCTCCACCGCCGCGTTCACGCTGCATCGCCTGCTCGACGCCGCGCGGCTCGGCGGGGGGAGGCTCCGGCGGGGAGCCGCCGACCTGGCCACCCGCACGGCCCGCCTGCTCAAGCGCCTCGGAAGAGCGGAGGTGGTCGGGGTCGACACCGAGGAGCTCGATCCTGAGATGCTCGATCTCGGCGTCTCCCCGTGGGTGGCGCGGCTGGCGCGTGCCGCCCGCCGGGCGGAGATCGTGAGCCGCCGGCGGCGAAATTTCCTCCGGCTGCACGAGCTGGCCGGCGAGGCGGCCCCCAGTCCGCTCGCCCCGCTCGGCGAGGGGACCTGCCCGCTCTCCTACCCGGTGCTCGCGCGCGACCGGGCGGCGCTGCGGGCGCGCCTGGCCGAGGCCGGCATCGAGACGATCTCGTTCTGGTCTCGCCATCACCCGGCCTGCCCCCCGGGCCGTTTCGCTCAGGTGGACCTGTGGCGCCGGACGGTGGTCGAGCTTCCCGTGCACCAGGATCTGCGCGACGAGGACGTAGACTGGATGGCCCACGTGCTGCGCCGGCATCGCGATCTCGTTCTCGGGAGGGAGTTCTGGAGGCCGCGGAGTGCGGCGCGCGGTTGA